In Peptococcaceae bacterium 1198_IL3148, the genomic window TTAAAAAATATCAACAATTGGGTCGCATTGGGGGTAGTATCAAATTAAGTAACCTTAGTGATACCGAAAAGGAAGCACTGGCTTCCTTAATGCGTCGTGATTATAGTAAGCAGCAGTCAGCCACCATAACGATGACTGCCTTTGAGGCCGCCTTACAAAAAACAAGATTTGCAGGTATCACATTAAAGGAGCTACTGGATGGATATGCCGGTCAACAACTAACCACCAATGAAGAACTGCGACATCAGTATCAAAGGGAAAAACACCAGTTTTTTAACCAACTGATACAGCTTCACAAACATGACAACTGCTGCCAATGGTTAGAACATATTTTAGCTAAAGGTGTGGGTACCAGAGGAATTCACCTAGCCTACGATGTTAACGCCCCTTTGCTGTATCTGCAACTGACTAATGTTTTAAAAGCATTGGCACAGCTGCCAGCTTTAGTGCATGCGGAATATGACCGATTACCTATTTTTGCCAGCCGTGTCACCGGTGACCCCCATGGTTTTGACTTAGACACTGATCAGGGGCGATTTTTAATAGCAGCCCTACATTATTTACGCCAGCATAAAGAAGTTGGATATACTGTTTCAGCCAATTTATCTGCCGAGGAGAAAACCGAGCTTCTGGCTTACTATGGCTTAATTAGGGATGATTTACTTAACTTTGTTACCTGTGCTGGTATTGTTGGTTTGCGACAGAACAAGCCAACGGCAATCTGGCGCAGTGCTTGTGAAGAAGCAGCGGTGTTGAACGTACCATTACGGGAAATTGTTAAAATAGAAACTTTTCTACCTGCCGTTGCTTATAGCAACACTAATAAAGAAAAAATTGTATTCATGTTAGAAAACTCGGGCGTATTTTCTGCTGTATTAGATCACTTTAATGGTAAGGAAATGCCACCGCTGATTTGTACCCATGGTCAACTGAAGTTAGCTAACCTTATTTTACTTGATAAACTTGTAACCAATGGTGTTACGGTTTTGTATTCCGGAGATTTTGATCCAGAAGGGCTACAAATGGCTCAGCGTATTTTAGACCGCTATGGTAGTAGAGCAAAAACCTGGTGCTATAACTATGAGGATTATTTAATCAGCCTGTCTGAGGTTGAACTGGATGATGCTAGGCTAAAAAAGTTAGATACCGTTACCACCACTGCCTTTACCGAGGTAAAAGAAGCTATGCGCCAATATAAAAAGGCTGGTTATCAAGAATATCTGATTAAAAAATTGGTGGCAGATATAGAGAGTTATATGGCATTGACGGTAATTTGTTAGAGAGGAATTACATATGCAAGGATCCGTAAAAATTATTTTGGCTATGGTTATTTGGGGTAGTTTAGGTGTATTTGTTAGACACATCGACTTGCCTTCAATGGAAATTGTTTTTTTGAGAACGGTGATCGCCAGTGTCGTTTTAGGCATCGCTTGGCTCTGGTTTCGGGAACCGGAAAGTAAAAAGAACATTAGCAACAACAGGCGGTTATTATTTTTTTCTGGTATTGCCCTCGGTTTAAACTGGGTGTTGCTATTTCAAGCTTACCGCTTTACCACCATTGCTAACTCCACGTTAAGTTACTATATGTCACCGGTGATAGTGGTGCTGTTGGCACCAGTATTCTTAAAAGAAAAACTAACGGCCACTAAATTAATGGCAGTGGCGGGGGCCATGGTGGGTCTTTCTATCATCCTAGGCTATCAGCCACAACTGGCCAATGTCAGCTTTAATCATGGTGTTGGTATTGGTTATGGGTTACTAGCAGCGACGTTTTATGCCGGTGTGGTCTTGCTAAATAAACAGTTTAAAAATATCTCCGGTTTTGATGTTACCTTTGTGCAAATTTTTGTGGCTGCTTGTTTTTTACTGCCCTTTATCATTTATCGGGCTGAGTTGCATGTCCAGGCCAGCGATTGGTTGTGGATTTTAATTCTGGGAGTGGTGCATACCAGTATCGCTTGCCTATTATATTTTTCTGGCATTAAGGAGATTAAAGCCCAAAACGTGGCGGTATTAAGCTACCTAGACCCAATATCTGCCATTATTTTTAGCACCATATTTTTACATGAGCCGTTGACAATTTATGCCATTACCGGTGGCCTATTAATTTTAGGTTCAACCTTTATTGGCTCCAAGGAAACGTCGTAGTTTAAAACTGCGGCGTTTTTTAATCTAATTTTTAAGAATTATTTAACAACCCCGCCAAACAGGAACAAACATTTTGTGTGCAGAATTATTCATAGTTACAGACAAACAGTATTCACACAGCAACGTGTAAATTATAGATAGAAATGTTAACGGAGGAATTGCCATGTCCTTACGATTTATACTGGGTCGAGCTGGCAGTGGTAAAACCACCTGTTGTTTACAGCAAATTAGGCAGCAATTGCAGGCGGCGCCCACCGGAAACAATTTAATACTACTGGTGCCGGAACAGGCCACCTTTCACAATGAATTGGAGTTGGCATCTACGCCCCAGTTGGGTGGCATGATGCGGGCCCAAGTCCTTAGTTTTAACCGCCTAACTTGGCGGGTGCTACAGGAGGTGGGTGGCGGTGCCCGGGTACAGATTGCTGACTTGGGTAAACGCATGATTTTGCGGCAGTTTTTAGAACAGCGCCAAGAACAGCTGCGGGTATTTGGTGGGGCCGCCGACCAACCGGGGTTTGTGGATAGCTTGGCCAGTGCCATTTCGGAAATGAAAATGTACCAGGTAAAGGTGGCGGACTTGAAACAGGCCCTGGACCAAACCGCCGATGAAGAGTCGCTTTTATTGGCTAAACTGCGGGATTTGGTCCTCATTTATCAAGATTTGGAAGACTATTTGGCCAATACATATACCGATCCCGACGATTACTTAAATTTGCTGGCGGAAAAGGCCCATCTGTCTCCAACAATACAGCATGCTGAAATCTGGCTGGATGGTTTTACTGGCTTCACCCCCCAGGAATTAACGGTTATCGAGGCACTACTGCAAACGGCCCGCCGGGTGAATATTACTTTGACTTTACCGCCCCAGCGCCAGTTACAGCAAGATGCCGGTTGTTTTAACATCACTTGGACAACCTACAATAAACTGCTGCAGCTGGCAGAAAAACTCGGTATCGAGGTGGAAGCGCCACTGCTTTTGGAGCAACCGATACCGCATCGCTTTGTTGGTGCGGCAGACATTGCCCATTTGGAGCAAAGCTATTTTGATTTGACGGCCACAGCCTATCCAGACAAAGCAGAACATCTTAAAATAATCGGTGCTCAAAATTTTCGCGCCGAGGTGGAAGCGGTGGCCCGGGAAATTCGCAGCCTGTGCCGGGATCAGGGTTATCGCTATCGAGATATGGCGGTGCTGTTGCGGGACTATGCCCATTATGACTTATTAATCGAAACCATCTTCTCGGACTACAACATTCCAATTTTTATGGACAGAAAAAGAACGGTGATGCATCATCCACTGGTGGAATTGGTGCGGTCGGCTTTAGAAGCGGTACAGGAGGGTTGGCTTTACGAACCGGTTTTTCGTTATCTAAAGACAGACTTGGTGAATGCAGAGCGGGAAGAAATTGATATTCTAGAGAACTTTGTCTTGGCCTATGGCATTAAGGGATCGGCTTGGTACCGTGATAAACCTTGGCAGTATCACAAAAACCGCCACTTGGGTACCGAGGCGGAGTTGTCTGAAAGGGAACAGCAACAATTGGCCCAACTTAACCGCGTGCGCCGCCAGGCAGTGGCTGAATTGGCGGTATTCCATAGTAAAATAAAGCAAGCCACCACCGCAGCAGAAATCACCCAGGCGCTATTTGAACTGCTGGTGGATTTAAAAGTGCCGCAAAAACTGAAACAGTGGTCGGAGGTGGCTGAGCAACAGGGGCGCCTGGAAACCGCCCGGGAACACAGCCAGATTTGGAACGAAATGGTGGACATATTTGACCAAATGGTGGCAACCATGGGCGAAGAAACACTGAATTTAGAGAGTTACAGCAAAATTTTGGACGCCGGGCTGGAGGGTTTATCCATTGGCTTAATTCCCCCGGGGCTGGATCAAGTGGTGATTGGCTCGCTGGAGCGCTCCCGTAACCCTAATTTAAAGGCAGTTTTTGTGGTGGGAGTTGGAGATGGCATTTTGCCCGCAAAGCCAATGGCCAGCGGCATCTTTAATGATCAAGAGCGTCAGTCATTAAAGGAATTAGGCTTAGAGTTGGCAGCGGATACCACCAGTAAGTTATTAGACGAACAGTTTTTAATTTACACCGCCCTTACCAGAGCCAGTGACTATTTGTGCCTCAGTTATCCGCTGGGTGACAGCGAGGGTAAAGCCCTGCGGCCATCGGTGGTCATTAAACGGGTTAAGGAATTATTTCCTCAGCTACAACAGGAAAATATCAGCGTTGAACCCCAGGGGGATGGACAGGATATTAACTTTATCAACAGTCCCGCCAAGGCGCTGATGTATTTAGGTAAGCAATTGCGCTTAGCTAAGGAAACACAAAAAGTTGATGCCATTTGGTGGGACGTTTATAATTGGCTATTGCAGCATGAACGCTATAAACCGCAATTGGCCCGGGTGGTTAACGGCTTACTGCACCAAAACCAACTACAGCCCATCGATGGCCAACTGGCCAAGAAACTCTTTGGTACCCCGTTGCGGGCCAGCGTTTCTCGGTTAGAGAAGTTTCAATCCTGTCCCTTTGCCCATTTTGTCAACTACGGTTTGCGCCTGCGGGAACGGGAAATTTACAAATTGTCTACCCCAGATTTGGGACAGTTTTTTCACGCCGCCATGGAGCAATTTGCTAAGAAATTGCAAGCCATGGATTTGGATTGGGCCCAGTTGGATAAGCAGCAATGCTTGCAAATCAGTGATGACATTGTGGCTGAACTGGCCCCACAGCTCCAGAGCGAAATATTGCTCAGCTCCGGTCGCTATCGTTACTTGACCGGTAGATTTAAAAAGACCGTTCAGCGGGCGGCCACCATGTTGGTGGAACATGCGCGCCGAGGCATGTTTCGTCCGGTGGGTTTAGAGATAGCCTTTGGCCCGGAACAAGAGCTGCCTGGCTTAAAAATCACGCTGTCGGATGGCACTGAAATGGAATTGATCGGCCGCATCGACCGGGTTGATGGCTGTGAAAAGGACAATCAATACTATTTGCGGGTGATTGATTATAAGTCCGGCAGCACCGATTTAAAATTGGATGAAGTATTTTACGGCTTTAAAATTCAACTGATTACTTATCTGGATATCATATTGCGCTACGCCGGCAGTCTGGTGGGCAGAGAAGATTGTCAACCGGCGGGAATCCTGTACTTCTACCTGCGGGACCCCTTAATTAATACTGCGGGACCGCTGGATGAAAGCGAAATAGAAGCGATGATCATCAAGGAATTGCGCATGAAGGGGTTAGTGCTGGCCGACTTGGCAGTGTTTCAGTTGATGGACGGCGAAACCCAAAGTGGTTGGTCAACCATTATTCCGGTGGGCATCAATGCCGAGGGTAAAAAAATACTGCAGCAAGGAGACTCAGTGGATGCCGACATTGATCAAACCACTTTGTTTTATAAGGATTCCAAAATTGCTCTACCAACCCAAATTGAAGCGTTAAGGCAGCATGTGCAAAGGGTGTTAGCCCAGACCGGAGAGGCCATTATTAATGGTGAGGTGGCCATTAGTCCCTATGAATTAAAGGACCATACAGCCTGCGATTTTTGCCCCTTTTTAATGGTTTGTCAGTTTGACACCACAGTGGAAGGTAACAGCTATCGCAGCTTAAAACCCCTCAGCAGTGCAGATGTGTGGTCCAACCTGGCCCAGGGGGAGGAATAGTAAATGCCTAATTGGACAACGGAACAACAACAAGCAATCTATACCCGGGGTTGTAACCTATTGGTTTCAGCCGCTGCCGGTTCCGGTAAAACGGCGGTGTTGGTGGAAAGAATCATTCAAATGGTGTGTGACCCCAAAACCGGGGTGGATATAGACAAATTATTAATTGTTACCTTTACCAGTGCCGCGGCGGCCGAGATGAAAGAAAGAATTGGGTTGGCCATTAATGAAGAGTTAAAAAAACAACCCCACTCTACCCATTTGTACCGGCAAAGTACGTTATTAAATAAAGCATCCATTATGACGCTGCACTCCTTCTGTCTGGAAATTGTCCGGGAGAATTTCTACCGCTTGAATATAGATCCCCATTTCCGCATTGCCGATGACACCGAGGGAGAACTGTTGCGGT contains:
- a CDS encoding DMT family transporter, with the translated sequence MQGSVKIILAMVIWGSLGVFVRHIDLPSMEIVFLRTVIASVVLGIAWLWFREPESKKNISNNRRLLFFSGIALGLNWVLLFQAYRFTTIANSTLSYYMSPVIVVLLAPVFLKEKLTATKLMAVAGAMVGLSIILGYQPQLANVSFNHGVGIGYGLLAATFYAGVVLLNKQFKNISGFDVTFVQIFVAACFLLPFIIYRAELHVQASDWLWILILGVVHTSIACLLYFSGIKEIKAQNVAVLSYLDPISAIIFSTIFLHEPLTIYAITGGLLILGSTFIGSKETS
- the addB gene encoding helicase-exonuclease AddAB subunit AddB yields the protein MSLRFILGRAGSGKTTCCLQQIRQQLQAAPTGNNLILLVPEQATFHNELELASTPQLGGMMRAQVLSFNRLTWRVLQEVGGGARVQIADLGKRMILRQFLEQRQEQLRVFGGAADQPGFVDSLASAISEMKMYQVKVADLKQALDQTADEESLLLAKLRDLVLIYQDLEDYLANTYTDPDDYLNLLAEKAHLSPTIQHAEIWLDGFTGFTPQELTVIEALLQTARRVNITLTLPPQRQLQQDAGCFNITWTTYNKLLQLAEKLGIEVEAPLLLEQPIPHRFVGAADIAHLEQSYFDLTATAYPDKAEHLKIIGAQNFRAEVEAVAREIRSLCRDQGYRYRDMAVLLRDYAHYDLLIETIFSDYNIPIFMDRKRTVMHHPLVELVRSALEAVQEGWLYEPVFRYLKTDLVNAEREEIDILENFVLAYGIKGSAWYRDKPWQYHKNRHLGTEAELSEREQQQLAQLNRVRRQAVAELAVFHSKIKQATTAAEITQALFELLVDLKVPQKLKQWSEVAEQQGRLETAREHSQIWNEMVDIFDQMVATMGEETLNLESYSKILDAGLEGLSIGLIPPGLDQVVIGSLERSRNPNLKAVFVVGVGDGILPAKPMASGIFNDQERQSLKELGLELAADTTSKLLDEQFLIYTALTRASDYLCLSYPLGDSEGKALRPSVVIKRVKELFPQLQQENISVEPQGDGQDINFINSPAKALMYLGKQLRLAKETQKVDAIWWDVYNWLLQHERYKPQLARVVNGLLHQNQLQPIDGQLAKKLFGTPLRASVSRLEKFQSCPFAHFVNYGLRLREREIYKLSTPDLGQFFHAAMEQFAKKLQAMDLDWAQLDKQQCLQISDDIVAELAPQLQSEILLSSGRYRYLTGRFKKTVQRAATMLVEHARRGMFRPVGLEIAFGPEQELPGLKITLSDGTEMELIGRIDRVDGCEKDNQYYLRVIDYKSGSTDLKLDEVFYGFKIQLITYLDIILRYAGSLVGREDCQPAGILYFYLRDPLINTAGPLDESEIEAMIIKELRMKGLVLADLAVFQLMDGETQSGWSTIIPVGINAEGKKILQQGDSVDADIDQTTLFYKDSKIALPTQIEALRQHVQRVLAQTGEAIINGEVAISPYELKDHTACDFCPFLMVCQFDTTVEGNSYRSLKPLSSADVWSNLAQGEE
- a CDS encoding TIGR02679 family protein, yielding MKTDKAVKYFKQERGFHRLMTQLIKKYQQLGRIGGSIKLSNLSDTEKEALASLMRRDYSKQQSATITMTAFEAALQKTRFAGITLKELLDGYAGQQLTTNEELRHQYQREKHQFFNQLIQLHKHDNCCQWLEHILAKGVGTRGIHLAYDVNAPLLYLQLTNVLKALAQLPALVHAEYDRLPIFASRVTGDPHGFDLDTDQGRFLIAALHYLRQHKEVGYTVSANLSAEEKTELLAYYGLIRDDLLNFVTCAGIVGLRQNKPTAIWRSACEEAAVLNVPLREIVKIETFLPAVAYSNTNKEKIVFMLENSGVFSAVLDHFNGKEMPPLICTHGQLKLANLILLDKLVTNGVTVLYSGDFDPEGLQMAQRILDRYGSRAKTWCYNYEDYLISLSEVELDDARLKKLDTVTTTAFTEVKEAMRQYKKAGYQEYLIKKLVADIESYMALTVIC